The DNA window AAGGAAAAAGTTTTGTTTAGTTTGCACGGCGTCCCGGACACGCTGACGCTCCACAACCAAACGGGCAGGGGGAGAGAGCTGACGCCTCGCCTCGCCGACTCCAAACTACCTCAATTTTACAACAAACCCACCGGGCAGGAGTGCCGGTCGGCGACCAAGTCCAGTcacaaacactttaaaaactACGAAACCGCGAAAATAGAAGGGAACCGCGTGACTCTGAGCCAAAGGCAATCGATTTTCCGCAGCGCGTTCAGCCGGCAGCCGGCCGTGCGTCATTCCGCCATCACCGCTCAGTCCAGGCGCTCAGCCATCGACCTACTTCCcaaaaggaagaggaggcgcGAGGGGAGCAGGAGCAGACACGCGCACCACCACGTCCCGCCGGTGCTGCTCGTACAACCCAAAACACCCGGAAGTCACGGGACCTCTTTCGCTTCTTTCCACCTCGGTCCAGATTTGTACCTCGACGCTAGaccgcaccaccaccaccaccaccagcaccaccatcaccaccaccaccaccaccaccagccggGATTCCCGGAAAGCTGCAGTAGCGACACCGAGTCCAGCACCTACTCGGACCGGGCGTACCCGGACTCTGACTTCGGCTCCGGCCTCTCCAGCACCAGCAACTCCGCGAGctccgaggaggaagaggggggcgaGGACGACGATGACACGCAGTCGGAGAGTTCAGAGGTCAGcacggacgaggaggaggaggaggaggagagctcctCTCAGTCCGACTCGAGCTCCGTGTGCAGCCGCGTTTCGGTCCAGAGCATTCGGTTCAGACGGGCCAGGGTGGGTTCCGTCCTCAAAGGTCTCAACGCTGGCAAGGCGCCTCTGGTCCTGCAGCCGACGTTTCACTACAACAACCAGCATCCACCGGGGAGAGCGCTCAGGACCACGGGCCATGCAGCCGCAACGCAGACCGGCGACGGCGCACAGAAGTGCGAGTTCAAGCGCCTGCAAACTAGACGGGACTTTGTACCCTTACAGCCACCCAAATTTCACGCCCCCGTGGTGGGGGAGAGGTTGTTCGCCGAGTCCAAACGGGAAACGCCGTTTGAGGCGGATGCAAACAGGGTCGAACGCGTGGACGAGCCGGCCCCTTGTTCGCGGGGACCCGGCCGGTACAAGGCGTGTGACCCCTCCTGCGGGACACCGGTGTATCACCCGGGGCTGAGGCTGCAGTGGGACCGGGTAAAAGACGCCTCGGTTCGCGGATGTGGCGACAAAAGGGAGGCGAGAGCGAGCAGCCTCAACCCGTCCTCTCCgccgaaaaaaataaagaccGAGCCGGAGGAGCTTTGCGTGACCGGCGTCCCCTGCTCAGACAACGGGGGCCGGGTGGCCAGGACACCGCCCTTCAACCTCCACAACGTGAAAGTTAAAGTGGAGGAGAGCTGTGATGAATACGAATGCCAGAGCCAGGCCACTCCGGTCGACGGTAGAGGAGACGGGACCGAAAGCACCGGCGGCCCGTATCCCGTGAAACACGGGGACTTTTTCCACAGCGGGATTAAAGCCACAGAGAAGAGCCCCGGCGTGGCCCCCATCGCCCATGAGCACAAGAGCGCGCAGGACAACCCGCGCCTCGTGGAGGGGGGGAACAAAAACTGCAGGGTCAGGGTGCACGGGAATAAGAAACCTCGCGTTCCCAGGACGCAATCAAAACCAACGCTCGACAAGGctgccttttcctcctcttcctccgcttcTTCCCCGTCTCCTTCTCCGTCTTGTTCTCGTCCCACGAGCAGCGAGGAGGTGTCCGCGAAGGATTTACCGAGCAGACGCAAACGCGTCGCGGCGTCGCCCGCAAAAACGCCTTTCAGCCTGATTGCGAATTTCCCTTCCCCGCCGTCGCTGGTCGTCGGCAGCGACGGGGATCTGTGCCCCGCTTACTCCCTGAACTCGCTCCTGAGGGGCCCCGGGCCTCCCCCTCCGTCCCACCCCGTGTGGAGGTGGCAGCCGGGCGGCCAGATTTTCCCTCCCCCACTCGCTCAGAGGACTCGGAAATActgaggtgtttttttaaaagcaaaaaaaaaacaaaaaacacgcaCACTAAACAAAGGTCCACATCGTTACCATCTCCAACCCATCTTTAGTCCCAATGAGATTTCCCAACTTTATTGCtgattatttgtattattttttgttgtgaaTGGGTTTACAATccgctttgttttgttttttattttgagcgAAAACACACAAGAACCCGTTTGGAGGCTCCGAAAAAAACGCCCACTGCACTGCGAGACACCGCTCGTGGATTCATGcttatattaaaaacaaaaagaaacgtgTGTTTTGAATAAGCTATCGATCCTCAAAACGCAATGGCTTCTCGTTTATTGTGTTTACTTGACTATTTTCTCCGTTCCCGACCTGTTGGATTGTAGGTTCCAGGGTTTCAGTGGGTTTGTGCTTTGTCTGGAAGAGGAAAAGtgttgaagaaaaacaaacaaaaaacttgaGTACTGAGGCTGCTCTTAATCTAGCTGGAACTGGGAGAGAGTTTTCACTTGGctaatcaaaaagaaaaga is part of the Gasterosteus aculeatus chromosome 21, fGasAcu3.hap1.1, whole genome shotgun sequence genome and encodes:
- the skida1 gene encoding SKI/DACH domain-containing protein 1, giving the protein MGDLECGFEEMQGVKLGYLLIRGKQMFALSQVFTDLLKNIPRTTVHKRMDHLKVKKHHCDLEELRKLKAINSIAFHAAKCTLISREDVEALYFSCKTERVLKSNKRKAKAACSPGDESASPGLLGADAELWKEKVLFSLHGVPDTLTLHNQTGRGRELTPRLADSKLPQFYNKPTGQECRSATKSSHKHFKNYETAKIEGNRVTLSQRQSIFRSAFSRQPAVRHSAITAQSRRSAIDLLPKRKRRREGSRSRHAHHHVPPVLLVQPKTPGSHGTSFASFHLGPDLYLDARPHHHHHHQHHHHHHHHHHQPGFPESCSSDTESSTYSDRAYPDSDFGSGLSSTSNSASSEEEEGGEDDDDTQSESSEVSTDEEEEEEESSSQSDSSSVCSRVSVQSIRFRRARVGSVLKGLNAGKAPLVLQPTFHYNNQHPPGRALRTTGHAAATQTGDGAQKCEFKRLQTRRDFVPLQPPKFHAPVVGERLFAESKRETPFEADANRVERVDEPAPCSRGPGRYKACDPSCGTPVYHPGLRLQWDRVKDASVRGCGDKREARASSLNPSSPPKKIKTEPEELCVTGVPCSDNGGRVARTPPFNLHNVKVKVEESCDEYECQSQATPVDGRGDGTESTGGPYPVKHGDFFHSGIKATEKSPGVAPIAHEHKSAQDNPRLVEGGNKNCRVRVHGNKKPRVPRTQSKPTLDKAAFSSSSSASSPSPSPSCSRPTSSEEVSAKDLPSRRKRVAASPAKTPFSLIANFPSPPSLVVGSDGDLCPAYSLNSLLRGPGPPPPSHPVWRWQPGGQIFPPPLAQRTRKY